From bacterium, the proteins below share one genomic window:
- a CDS encoding glycosyltransferase family 25 protein translates to MSMFDKVYVLNLDRRPERLRSFWKGYSQSGWPFQTPERVSGLDGSKLPLPAWWTQTGGALGCLFSYFRIFEDAITHGHDAIFVFEDDCTFSADCSERILPFMDSVPSDWEQIYLGGLLRGMIKYPPSQVNEHVVALRGITGTWATGYRLPFMQKWYKWAWEHLYNARPLGGKCHLDWMFCSYQCEFAPKVYAPHPWICGMMPGASDICWRVYSREHFFNWTDNHVDLNSEIISAVNDQVLFPLAQLNFNCGNGPFSGEVSWGVRKAIPQAS, encoded by the coding sequence ATGAGCATGTTCGATAAGGTCTACGTTCTGAATCTGGACCGTAGACCTGAACGCTTGCGGTCGTTCTGGAAGGGCTACTCGCAGTCCGGGTGGCCCTTCCAGACGCCGGAGCGCGTATCCGGGCTGGACGGCTCCAAACTGCCCCTTCCCGCATGGTGGACGCAAACCGGCGGGGCGCTCGGCTGCCTGTTCTCTTACTTCCGCATCTTTGAAGATGCTATCACCCACGGACACGATGCCATATTCGTGTTCGAGGATGATTGCACCTTCTCTGCGGACTGTTCGGAGCGCATCTTGCCGTTCATGGACTCTGTGCCCTCAGATTGGGAACAGATTTACTTGGGCGGACTCCTGCGCGGAATGATCAAGTACCCGCCTTCGCAGGTGAATGAACACGTGGTAGCGTTGCGCGGAATTACAGGGACATGGGCGACCGGCTATCGCCTTCCCTTCATGCAGAAGTGGTACAAGTGGGCTTGGGAGCATCTCTACAATGCGCGCCCGCTGGGCGGCAAATGTCACTTGGACTGGATGTTCTGTTCCTATCAGTGCGAGTTTGCGCCGAAGGTCTACGCGCCGCACCCGTGGATCTGCGGCATGATGCCCGGCGCATCGGATATATGCTGGCGCGTCTACTCGCGCGAACACTTCTTCAACTGGACGGACAACCACGTTGACCTGAACTCGGAAATTATCTCCGCCGTCAACGACCAGGTGCTATTCCCGCTGGCGCAACTGAACTTCAACTGCGGCAATGGCCCGTTCAGCGGAGAGGTATCCTGGGGCGTTCGCAAGGCCATACCGCAGGCTTCTTAG
- a CDS encoding glycosyltransferase: MKAIRAGVVIPSRNEGDWLRRTAESVRDTVPPSWDIWHVDDASERPEPDLSDLNVRECPQPRRIGAARARAVGIYNALQDPSVQGAVTCDSHMLFGAGEALGALIEENQRFVTHKALPKDYTPPMWEAQVHVAEDKLLRLMQVAVEHDCFAYLSPCRQGPATLNVENGLYRARYTLARGPMPAELPTAAFNGGCYAGSRNAWESIGGYPQLPGHFGFEEEILSLLAAAHQIPIVCLTQISPWHLFRSQGTDPIPCPYSTSEDRELDNLAAVYRLAFPEDMWQLRWRNTLAKNILPGRVRPVPEYILREVEKPEFTAYRNMVQEGFALRGDALIAELDAKRAADHAFLEARAKG, from the coding sequence ATGAAGGCGATACGGGCGGGTGTCGTTATTCCCTCGCGAAACGAGGGCGACTGGTTGCGGCGCACGGCGGAATCCGTCCGCGATACCGTACCCCCGTCATGGGATATCTGGCATGTAGACGACGCCAGCGAACGCCCGGAACCCGACCTCTCCGACCTGAACGTGCGCGAATGCCCGCAGCCTCGCAGAATTGGCGCGGCGCGCGCACGGGCAGTCGGCATCTACAATGCCCTGCAAGACCCTTCTGTGCAGGGCGCGGTCACGTGCGATTCCCATATGCTCTTTGGCGCGGGGGAAGCACTGGGCGCGCTGATTGAAGAAAATCAGCGTTTTGTCACACACAAGGCGTTGCCCAAAGACTACACGCCCCCGATGTGGGAAGCGCAAGTCCATGTAGCCGAAGACAAGTTGCTTCGACTGATGCAAGTGGCCGTCGAGCATGACTGTTTCGCCTACCTGTCCCCCTGCCGTCAAGGCCCGGCGACTCTGAATGTCGAGAATGGGCTGTATCGCGCGCGCTACACGCTTGCGCGCGGGCCGATGCCCGCAGAACTGCCCACCGCCGCATTCAACGGCGGCTGCTATGCCGGAAGCAGAAACGCATGGGAGAGCATTGGCGGCTATCCGCAACTGCCGGGGCACTTCGGATTTGAGGAAGAAATCCTGTCCCTGCTGGCGGCGGCGCATCAGATTCCCATCGTCTGCCTCACGCAGATATCGCCGTGGCATCTATTCCGGTCGCAAGGCACGGACCCCATCCCATGCCCGTACTCAACGTCGGAAGACCGCGAACTGGACAATCTGGCCGCCGTCTATCGGCTGGCGTTCCCCGAAGATATGTGGCAACTGCGCTGGCGCAATACGCTGGCAAAGAACATCCTGCCAGGCCGCGTCCGCCCCGTGCCGGAGTACATTCTGCGCGAGGTAGAAAAGCCTGAGTTCACCGCATACCGCAACATGGTGCAGGAGGGCTTCGCATTGCGCGGAGACGCCCTGATCGCGGAACTGGACGCCAAGCGCGCGGCGGACCATGCGTTTCTTGAAGCGCGCGCGAAAGGATAG
- a CDS encoding class I SAM-dependent methyltransferase, with the protein MNDFDAQAVAWMVKNVASDAAILDVGAGYGKWGRLLKPTHSKIDALEVFPHNVLKYDLFHVYRRVHIDDVRRFKIEAYEFVILGDLLEHLPVPDAQFVLARCRRALVQVPFLYKQGELDGNPYEVHVQDDLTAALVAERYPSLMPLAVNEKVGVYVK; encoded by the coding sequence ATGAATGACTTTGACGCACAGGCCGTTGCATGGATGGTGAAGAATGTCGCATCCGATGCCGCCATTCTGGATGTGGGCGCGGGCTACGGCAAGTGGGGGCGGCTGCTCAAGCCAACGCACTCGAAGATTGACGCGCTGGAAGTCTTCCCTCACAACGTCCTGAAATACGACCTGTTCCACGTCTACAGGCGCGTTCACATTGACGACGTGCGGCGGTTCAAGATCGAAGCCTATGAGTTCGTCATTCTGGGCGATCTGCTGGAACACCTGCCGGTTCCAGACGCGCAATTCGTGCTGGCGCGGTGCCGCCGCGCGCTCGTGCAAGTGCCGTTCCTCTACAAGCAAGGGGAATTGGACGGCAACCCCTACGAAGTGCATGTCCAAGATGACTTGACCGCCGCCCTCGTAGCCGAACGCTACCCGTCGCTCATGCCGTTGGCCGTCAATGAGAAGGTGGGCGTCTATGTCAAATGA
- a CDS encoding galactosyltransferase-related protein, producing the protein MSNDLRIGLLVHAIHLPKERLRLKASFDELPARLRTRVELCILTEDDYDDNPAQFNVAAAKNVGLRKLLPRCDGVLCVDADYLIPPGLLELCLEPSMQAFHLWVRRRDITEAEAPKRAWADWLNLPVFQDCWGSANYLSSDNWRKIGGWDERTYGWGGDDDILHIRIGQAGIERRRIDAIPLVHVGHALREWSGVNARGKENLKWASVPQPNYL; encoded by the coding sequence ATGTCAAATGACCTGCGCATTGGCCTGCTCGTTCATGCAATCCACCTGCCGAAGGAACGGTTAAGGCTGAAGGCGTCATTCGACGAACTGCCCGCGCGCCTGCGTACCCGCGTGGAACTGTGCATTCTCACCGAGGATGATTACGACGACAATCCGGCGCAGTTCAACGTGGCGGCGGCAAAGAATGTCGGCCTGCGCAAACTCCTGCCGCGTTGCGACGGGGTGCTCTGCGTGGATGCCGACTATCTGATTCCGCCTGGGCTGCTTGAGTTGTGCCTTGAACCGTCCATGCAAGCGTTCCATCTGTGGGTGCGCCGTCGGGATATTACTGAAGCCGAAGCCCCCAAGCGCGCCTGGGCCGACTGGCTGAATCTCCCCGTCTTTCAGGACTGCTGGGGCAGCGCGAACTACCTGTCCAGCGACAACTGGCGGAAGATCGGCGGATGGGACGAACGCACCTACGGATGGGGCGGGGATGACGACATCCTTCATATCCGCATCGGGCAGGCTGGCATCGAACGCCGCCGGATTGACGCCATACCGCTTGTCCACGTCGGACACGCGCTGCGCGAGTGGAGCGGCGTCAACGCGCGCGGGAAAGAAAACCTCAAGTGGGCGTCCGTGCCGCAACCCAATTACCTCTGA